A single genomic interval of Calypte anna isolate BGI_N300 chromosome 3, bCalAnn1_v1.p, whole genome shotgun sequence harbors:
- the EIF4A3 gene encoding eukaryotic initiation factor 4A-III: MSGSAGSGGTTGSARKRLMKEEDMTKVEFETSEEVDVTPTFDTMGLREDLLRGIYAYGFEKPSAIQQRAIKQIIKGRDVIAQSQSGTGKTATFSISVLQCLDIQVRETQALILAPTRELAVQIQKGLLALGDYMNVQCHACIGGTNVGEDIRKLDYGQHVVAGTPGRVFDMIRRRSLRTRAIKMLVLDEADEMLNKGFKEQIYDVYRYLPPATQVVLISATLPHEILEMTNKFMTDPIRILVKRDELTLEGIKQFFVAVEREEWKFDTLCDLYDTLTITQAVIFCNTKRKVDWLTEKMREANFTVSSMHGDMPQKEREAIMKEFRSGASRVLISTDVWARGLDVPQVSLIINYDLPNNRELYIHRIGRSGRYGRKGVAINFVKNDDIRILRDIEQYYSTQIDEMPMNVADLI, from the exons ATGTCGGGGTCTGCGGGATCTGGTGGAACGACCGGCTCGGCGAGGAAGCGGCTGATGAAGGAGGAGGACATGACGAAGGTGGAGTTCGAGACGAGCGAGGAGGTGGACGTGACGCCGACTTTCGACACGATGGGCCTGCGGGAGGACCTGCTGCGCGGCATCTACGCCTACG GTTTTGAGAAGCCCTCGGCCATCCAACAGAGAGCCATCAAGCAAATCATCAAGGGAAGAGACGTGATCGCCCA GTCACAGTCAGGAACAGGGAAGACAGCAACATTCTCCATCTCTGTTCTGCAGTGCCTGGATATACAG GTTCGTGAGACCCAGGCATTGATCTTGGCACCAACTCGGGAGCTGGCTGTACAGATTCAGAAG GGTCTTCTTGCTCTGGGAGACTACATGAATGTCCAGTGTCATGCCTGCATTGGAGGGACCAACGTGGGTGAAGATATCCGAAAACTGGATTATGGGCAGCATGTTGTTGCTGGCACTCCAGGCCGTGTGTTTG ATATGATTCGCCGTCGAAGTTTAAGGACTCGTGCCATCAAAATGCTGGTTTTGGATGAAGCAGATGAAATGCTCAATAAAG GTTTTAAGGAGCAGATTTATGATGTGTACAGATACTTGCCTCCAGCTACACAGGTGGTTCTGATCAGCGCCACTTTGCCTCATGAAATTCTAGAGATGACCAACAAGTTCATGACAGACCCCATCCGCATCTTGGTTAAACG TGATGAGTTGACCCTCGAAGGTATCAAGCAGTTCTTCGTGGCTGTGGAGAGAGAAGAATGGAAGTTTGACACCTTGTGTGATCTCTACGATACGCTCACAATCACCCAGGCTGTCATCTTCTGTAACACCAAGAGAAAG GTTGACTGGCTCACAGAGAAGATGAGAGAAGCTAACTTCACAGTTTCATCCATGCATGGGGACATGCcacagaaggagagagaggcCATTATGAAAGAGTTCAGATCTGGTGCAAG CCGAGTCCTTATTTCAACAGATGTCTGGGCTAGAGGCCTCGATGTGCCTCAGGTGTCCCTGATCATTAACTATGACTTGCCCAACAACAGAGAACTCTACATACACAG AATTGGCCGGTCAGGCAGATACGGCCGAAAAGGTGTAGCCATCAACTTTGTGAAGAACGACGACATCCGCATCCTGCGAGATATCGAGCAGTACTACTCCACACAGATAGATGAGATGCCCATGAATG ttgcTGATCTCATCTGA